Proteins from one Streptomyces sp. NBC_00289 genomic window:
- a CDS encoding GNAT family N-acetyltransferase gives MTSRPDIDIRPITETEFPDWLRAVNTGFLRPPTPSDTELEARRAQFTPGRYLGAFDGGRCVATFKSFAQELTAVGGAFVQADAITGVTVTATHRRRGLLTRMMAQDLAAAKERGDVVATLIAAEYPIYGRYGFGPATSMTEWTIDVPRTGLDRRRPVPEDGGRIDLVEAEDVRKLGPDLHERLRRAVPGAVSRGDVWWRVNTGAIRYGSSWTEPFYAVYRSADGEVEGLASYESDDNWHDKRPHNTAEVNWLIASTPAAERALWHYLCSIDWITKVKSGWRGPDDLLPHFLPDPRAARISTQSDWLWVRILDVVRALEARTYDRSGSLVLEVVDGTGLAGGRFRLEASAQGASCAPTTRDAELTLDVRELAPLWLGDESASRLAALGRVREERAGAAREADALLRTSGRPWCPDMF, from the coding sequence ATGACCAGCCGCCCCGACATCGACATACGCCCGATCACCGAGACCGAGTTCCCCGACTGGCTCCGCGCGGTGAACACCGGCTTCCTGCGCCCGCCCACCCCGTCCGACACCGAGCTCGAGGCCCGCCGCGCCCAGTTCACCCCGGGCCGCTACCTCGGCGCCTTCGACGGCGGTCGCTGCGTGGCGACCTTCAAGTCCTTCGCCCAGGAACTCACGGCCGTCGGCGGGGCCTTCGTCCAGGCCGACGCCATCACGGGCGTCACGGTCACCGCCACCCACCGCCGCCGCGGCCTGCTCACCCGCATGATGGCCCAGGACCTGGCGGCCGCCAAGGAGCGCGGGGATGTCGTCGCGACCCTGATCGCCGCCGAGTACCCGATCTACGGCCGCTACGGCTTCGGCCCCGCCACCTCGATGACCGAGTGGACGATCGACGTGCCGCGCACCGGCCTCGACCGCCGCCGCCCGGTTCCGGAGGACGGCGGCCGGATCGACCTCGTCGAGGCGGAGGACGTCCGCAAGCTCGGCCCCGACCTGCACGAGCGGCTGCGCCGGGCCGTGCCGGGCGCGGTCAGCCGCGGCGACGTGTGGTGGCGGGTCAACACCGGCGCCATCCGGTACGGCTCGTCGTGGACCGAGCCCTTCTACGCCGTGTACCGCTCGGCGGACGGCGAGGTCGAGGGGCTGGCCTCCTACGAGTCGGACGACAACTGGCACGACAAGCGGCCGCACAACACGGCGGAGGTGAACTGGCTGATCGCGTCGACGCCGGCCGCCGAGCGCGCCCTGTGGCACTACCTGTGCTCGATCGACTGGATCACCAAGGTCAAGAGTGGCTGGCGCGGCCCCGACGACCTGCTCCCGCACTTCCTGCCGGACCCGAGGGCGGCCAGGATCAGCACGCAGTCCGACTGGCTGTGGGTGCGGATCCTCGACGTCGTACGGGCCCTGGAAGCGCGCACGTACGACCGTTCGGGCTCGCTGGTGCTGGAGGTCGTCGACGGGACCGGGCTGGCCGGCGGCCGCTTCCGGCTGGAGGCGTCGGCGCAGGGCGCGTCCTGTGCGCCGACCACTCGGGATGCCGAGCTCACGCTCGACGTCCGGGAGTTGGCGCCGCTGTGGCTGGGCGACGAGTCGGCCTCGCGGCTGGCGGCACTGGGCCGGGTCCGGGAAGAACGAGCGGGCGCCGCCCGTGAGGCCGACGCCCTGCTGCGTACGTCCGGGCGACCGTGGTGCCCGGACATGTTCTGA
- a CDS encoding winged helix-turn-helix domain-containing protein has protein sequence MAVDPKHASVNGRSRSQRPQKSHHEVADELRARIRSGALRPGQRMPTQANLADEFGVERGAVRQALRILQGEHLLTNVSKGSPATVAPDLGLDRLLTGPAAPPLPTTVGLAPRIATAFASPHVEIDALCLTSVSLTLAIGEPLRRIHAGQLNPAKIDVRILLPSRDIDLAFPAPVDPSVDGRLQRRWLAQRNAQGQVLRHNLLALRATHGTEVDVTFRALPFTPPVKLYLLNGAEALFAYYTLSRRAEEIDHERLELYDAEGTQSMLFAFEQGAGLRDTTFVEQSHLWFNALWETISSELVLTN, from the coding sequence TTGGCCGTGGACCCGAAACATGCCTCCGTCAATGGACGGTCGAGGTCACAGCGGCCACAGAAGTCACATCACGAGGTGGCCGACGAGCTGCGCGCCCGGATCAGGTCCGGTGCGCTGCGGCCGGGCCAGCGCATGCCCACGCAGGCCAACCTGGCCGACGAGTTCGGCGTGGAGCGCGGTGCCGTACGCCAGGCCCTGCGCATCCTGCAGGGAGAGCACCTGCTGACCAACGTGTCGAAGGGCAGCCCGGCCACGGTCGCCCCCGATCTGGGCCTCGACAGGCTCCTGACCGGCCCGGCAGCCCCGCCGCTGCCCACCACCGTGGGCCTCGCGCCCCGCATAGCGACGGCCTTCGCGTCCCCACACGTCGAGATCGACGCACTGTGTCTGACCTCGGTCTCCCTCACGCTCGCGATCGGCGAACCCCTGCGCCGCATCCACGCCGGACAGCTGAATCCGGCCAAGATCGACGTGCGGATCCTGCTGCCGAGCCGTGACATCGACCTCGCCTTCCCGGCTCCGGTGGACCCCTCGGTCGACGGCCGGCTGCAGCGCCGCTGGCTGGCCCAGCGCAACGCCCAGGGTCAGGTGTTGCGGCACAACCTGTTGGCACTGCGGGCCACGCACGGCACCGAGGTCGACGTCACCTTCCGGGCCCTGCCCTTCACCCCGCCGGTGAAGCTGTACCTGCTCAACGGCGCGGAGGCGCTCTTCGCGTACTACACGCTCTCGCGGCGCGCGGAGGAGATCGACCACGAGCGCCTCGAGCTGTACGACGCCGAGGGCACCCAGTCGATGCTGTTCGCTTTCGAACAGGGCGCCGGCCTGCGTGACACGACGTTCGTGGAGCAGTCCCACCTGTGGTTCAACGCACTGTGGGAGACGATCAGTTCGGAGCTCGTGCTCACGAACTGA
- a CDS encoding GntR family transcriptional regulator, with the protein MVVTQENVAVNGSRKLSPQEIADSLRERIRGGDLKAGDRLPTQAELAEEFGVERGTVRQALRALQEDGLLSNVSKGSPPRIAEPAAGRAEPQPTMVGLAPRLAEAFAAPHVRVDAACLTAETLMMALSEPVRLIHEGRIRPESLDVRILLPSRDITLAFPVPVDGRGDADPVHQRWLAQRNAQGHVLRHNLQTLRSSHGVDVRVTFRALPFTPPVKLYLLNEEEALIAYYMVTRREETSDSGTLDMYDVLGTESLLFSFEKRTGQRDAAFVEESQKWFDALWETITTDLTLS; encoded by the coding sequence TTGGTCGTGACCCAGGAGAACGTGGCAGTGAACGGCAGCAGAAAGCTCTCGCCCCAGGAAATCGCCGACAGCCTGCGGGAACGCATCCGCGGCGGGGACCTGAAGGCCGGAGACCGGCTGCCTACCCAGGCCGAACTCGCCGAGGAGTTCGGCGTGGAGCGGGGCACCGTCCGCCAAGCCCTGCGGGCACTCCAGGAGGACGGTCTCCTCAGCAACGTGAGCAAGGGCAGCCCGCCGCGCATCGCCGAACCGGCCGCCGGCCGGGCCGAACCGCAGCCGACCATGGTGGGACTGGCCCCGCGCCTGGCAGAAGCCTTCGCGGCGCCGCACGTGCGGGTGGACGCGGCCTGTCTGACGGCCGAGACGCTCATGATGGCGCTGAGTGAACCGGTCCGCCTGATCCACGAGGGCCGCATCCGCCCCGAGTCGCTCGACGTCCGTATCCTCCTGCCGTCCCGGGACATCACCCTCGCCTTCCCGGTCCCCGTCGACGGCCGCGGCGACGCCGACCCCGTCCACCAGAGATGGCTGGCCCAGCGCAACGCCCAGGGTCACGTCCTGCGGCACAACCTGCAGACCCTGCGCTCCTCGCACGGCGTCGACGTACGGGTGACGTTCCGCGCGCTGCCCTTCACCCCGCCGGTGAAGCTGTACCTCCTGAACGAGGAGGAGGCGCTGATCGCGTACTACATGGTCACGCGCCGCGAGGAGACCTCCGACAGCGGGACGCTCGACATGTACGACGTCCTCGGCACCGAATCCCTCCTCTTCTCCTTCGAGAAGCGGACCGGCCAGCGCGACGCGGCCTTCGTGGAGGAATCCCAGAAGTGGTTCGACGCCCTCTGGGAAACCATCACGACTGACCTGACACTCTCTTAG
- a CDS encoding HAD family hydrolase: MNARVVLWDFDGPICRLFAGHSAERVAVELVEWLEGRGLHGLLTDTERQSLDPQVVLRAVDLRHPGSDLVAELEERLTQEELRATPTAMPTPYADPLIRTWAAVGTRLAIATNNSPRGVRKYLTGRDLVPCFAPHIYGRTPTLSRLKPDPHCLTRALSAMGSAPSAALMIGDTPSDLLAARAAGVPFLGYARNERKAKLLRDEGAETIVNSLQPVLELLRSHA; this comes from the coding sequence ATGAACGCGCGGGTCGTCCTGTGGGATTTCGACGGACCGATCTGCCGCCTGTTCGCGGGACACTCGGCGGAGCGGGTGGCGGTCGAACTGGTGGAGTGGCTCGAAGGCAGGGGCCTGCACGGCCTGCTGACCGACACGGAACGGCAGTCCCTGGACCCGCAGGTAGTTCTGCGCGCTGTGGACCTCAGACATCCCGGCAGTGACCTCGTGGCGGAGTTGGAGGAACGTTTGACCCAGGAGGAGCTCCGGGCCACGCCCACGGCGATGCCAACCCCGTATGCCGACCCGCTGATCCGTACATGGGCTGCTGTCGGCACCCGGCTGGCCATTGCCACCAACAACTCCCCCCGAGGTGTCCGCAAATACCTGACCGGCCGGGATCTCGTCCCCTGCTTCGCTCCGCACATATACGGCCGCACCCCGACGCTCAGCCGCCTCAAGCCCGACCCCCACTGTCTGACCCGTGCCCTGAGCGCCATGGGCTCGGCTCCCTCAGCCGCTCTGATGATCGGCGACACACCGTCCGACCTGCTGGCCGCCCGCGCGGCCGGCGTCCCGTTCCTCGGCTACGCGCGTAACGAGCGCAAGGCGAAGCTCCTGCGGGACGAGGGCGCCGAGACGATCGTGAACTCGCTGCAGCCCGTTCTCGAACTCCTCCGGTCTCACGCCTGA
- a CDS encoding GntR family transcriptional regulator produces MTARQGRQGGSGKEFQKVSGELRARMTDGTYPLRSFLPAQRDLAAEFEVSRDTVQRALRELVDEGWIESRQGSGSRVIKTQRIQSSTPRATRTRLGMTLGPLISEAFEQPEVTLDVSTLTSESLDAHIRLQVERIRSGYIAPQHIALRMLLPDETMPLPYPRAKGDEGDERPRQRLLAITQRHTESLRVQLNDLRTENLVPSVDLRIRHAPLIPAFKLYLLNGAEALHGMYEVIERQMDVGTGEVITALDVLGVGATLTHHVKDADPNSQGSVFVNAMQMWFESVWNLLGE; encoded by the coding sequence GTGACCGCACGGCAGGGCAGGCAGGGTGGGAGCGGCAAGGAGTTCCAGAAGGTCTCCGGTGAACTGCGGGCCCGGATGACGGACGGGACCTATCCGCTGCGTTCCTTCCTGCCCGCGCAACGTGATCTCGCCGCGGAGTTCGAGGTCTCCCGGGACACCGTCCAGCGGGCGCTGCGGGAGCTGGTCGACGAGGGCTGGATCGAATCACGGCAGGGCAGCGGCTCACGGGTGATCAAGACCCAGCGCATACAGTCCTCCACGCCCAGGGCGACCAGGACGCGGCTCGGGATGACACTGGGGCCGCTCATCAGCGAGGCCTTCGAGCAGCCCGAAGTGACTCTCGACGTCTCCACGTTGACCTCCGAGTCCCTGGACGCGCACATCCGTCTCCAGGTGGAGCGCATCCGCTCCGGTTACATCGCGCCCCAGCACATCGCCCTGCGCATGCTCCTGCCCGACGAGACGATGCCCCTGCCCTATCCCCGGGCCAAGGGCGACGAGGGCGACGAGCGGCCGCGGCAGCGCCTGCTCGCCATCACACAGCGCCACACGGAGTCCTTGCGGGTTCAGCTGAACGACCTGCGGACCGAGAACCTGGTGCCCTCCGTCGACCTGAGGATCCGCCACGCACCACTGATCCCCGCGTTCAAGCTGTACCTGCTCAACGGCGCCGAAGCTCTGCACGGGATGTACGAGGTGATCGAGCGCCAGATGGACGTGGGCACCGGCGAGGTGATCACCGCCCTCGACGTCCTGGGCGTCGGAGCCACGCTCACCCACCACGTGAAGGACGCCGACCCGAATTCACAGGGATCGGTCTTCGTCAACGCCATGCAGATGTGGTTCGAGTCGGTCTGGAACCTGCTCGGCGAATAG
- a CDS encoding aminoglycoside phosphotransferase family protein — protein sequence MGASPSSRYLPGERASAAVTCARFVALAAREGQASSGHHNLNYVLPLSEPMARLLNRNPGVSVTVRRRRAEALPVVIRTWPDEATILDAIRGVLPHVPECLTRQDDIAIHSYVEGVPLSSVCANGKPVDSFLIRALAEQLAQLTQVRKGLLPPLPLAWPRNHLDSQGFLQTMANLAEQQIRKPNWELFGGLFAALGIPEDALTRMAERVPAMARRPYSLLHADLHRDNLIMPYDGDPPVVCVDWELATYGDPLHDLAVHLVRMRYPSHQWTEVIEAWAEAMHRVRPAATGGLSKDLRQYVLFERAQSLYPDVMRAARALAGSRDQKSLDEATTEVCRALETAAEPLRLRNVPGQSEVERILFRWRESRKDDSSRLRWVRSFVDWRADRRVPEQPDFPRDAVSRALVAEGTAPAHRVFKGTAHLNTVVWVSGVDFPVVVRRKAAQVCRRERSFLSEHAVLWAIHDSRVEVAAPRVLALGKSYRKEPFAIHTYVGHREIDHPPSHPVHGLLPHEADRLVDQLRALTEVDYKRIDPTAGEGRFYDWLAQQLVQLVDGLPKESQQLARNLGLPDADRLGQILSRHRLTERDPALLHGDLNPWNLVRREDKLALTIIDWEMAVVGDPLYELVRHMHLTPTRPEIRDRMFNRWERLMPRACTSNWRDDWRVYRWIEIVRSAYVDLDRLVTGANLDAPNVLRAVQSYAMTLAAAKGSLGMPAGPATNPHLARVLT from the coding sequence GTGGGCGCATCCCCGTCTTCCCGCTACCTGCCGGGAGAACGCGCCTCAGCCGCCGTCACCTGTGCGCGATTCGTGGCACTCGCCGCCCGCGAGGGGCAAGCCAGCAGCGGACACCACAACCTGAACTACGTACTGCCCCTGTCGGAGCCCATGGCGCGGCTCCTGAACCGGAATCCGGGTGTGTCGGTGACTGTGCGGAGGCGACGCGCCGAGGCGCTACCCGTGGTGATCAGGACCTGGCCGGACGAAGCGACAATCCTCGACGCCATCAGAGGTGTCCTTCCACATGTCCCCGAGTGTCTCACCCGGCAGGACGACATCGCGATCCACAGCTATGTGGAAGGCGTGCCACTCTCCAGCGTGTGCGCCAATGGCAAGCCCGTCGACAGCTTTCTCATCCGCGCGCTGGCCGAGCAACTGGCTCAGCTGACCCAGGTACGCAAAGGGCTTCTGCCACCCCTACCGCTTGCCTGGCCCCGCAACCACCTGGACAGCCAGGGGTTCCTGCAGACGATGGCGAACCTCGCTGAGCAGCAGATCAGAAAGCCGAACTGGGAACTGTTCGGTGGGCTGTTCGCGGCACTCGGTATTCCCGAGGACGCCCTCACGCGGATGGCCGAGCGGGTGCCCGCCATGGCGCGGCGGCCGTACAGCCTCCTCCACGCGGACCTGCATCGCGACAACCTGATCATGCCGTACGACGGCGACCCGCCCGTGGTCTGCGTCGACTGGGAACTGGCCACCTACGGCGACCCCCTGCACGACCTGGCCGTCCACCTCGTCCGTATGAGGTACCCGTCCCACCAATGGACGGAGGTGATCGAGGCATGGGCGGAGGCGATGCACCGAGTCCGTCCTGCTGCCACTGGCGGACTGTCCAAGGATCTGCGTCAGTACGTCCTGTTCGAGCGGGCGCAGTCCCTTTACCCCGACGTGATGCGGGCTGCCAGGGCCCTGGCAGGCTCCCGGGACCAGAAGAGCCTGGACGAGGCGACGACAGAGGTCTGCCGGGCCCTGGAAACGGCGGCCGAACCACTCAGGCTCAGAAACGTTCCTGGACAGAGTGAGGTCGAGCGGATCCTCTTCCGGTGGCGTGAGTCCCGCAAGGACGACAGCAGCCGTCTGCGGTGGGTGCGCAGCTTCGTCGACTGGCGGGCGGACCGGCGTGTGCCGGAGCAACCCGATTTTCCCCGCGACGCCGTCTCGCGGGCGCTGGTCGCGGAGGGCACCGCGCCGGCGCACCGGGTGTTCAAGGGAACCGCGCACCTCAACACGGTGGTCTGGGTGTCGGGCGTCGACTTTCCGGTCGTGGTGCGGCGCAAGGCGGCGCAGGTTTGCAGACGTGAGCGCAGCTTTCTCAGCGAGCACGCCGTGCTCTGGGCGATCCACGACTCCCGCGTGGAGGTGGCGGCACCCAGAGTGCTGGCTCTGGGCAAGAGCTACCGCAAGGAGCCCTTCGCGATCCACACGTACGTGGGGCACCGCGAGATCGACCACCCCCCCAGCCATCCGGTGCACGGGCTGCTTCCGCACGAGGCGGACCGGCTTGTCGACCAGCTCCGTGCGCTGACCGAAGTCGACTACAAACGGATCGACCCCACGGCCGGCGAGGGCCGCTTCTACGACTGGCTCGCGCAGCAACTCGTCCAGCTGGTCGACGGTTTGCCCAAGGAATCACAGCAGCTGGCCCGGAATCTCGGGCTGCCCGACGCCGACCGGCTCGGCCAGATCCTTTCCCGGCACCGCTTGACCGAGAGAGACCCGGCCCTACTGCATGGTGACCTCAATCCGTGGAACCTCGTGCGGCGCGAGGACAAGCTTGCTCTGACCATCATCGACTGGGAGATGGCCGTCGTCGGCGACCCTCTGTACGAGTTGGTCCGGCACATGCATCTCACTCCGACGCGGCCGGAGATCCGTGACCGCATGTTCAACCGCTGGGAGCGCCTCATGCCCCGCGCCTGCACCAGCAACTGGCGGGACGACTGGCGGGTGTACCGATGGATCGAGATCGTCCGTTCCGCGTATGTGGATCTCGACCGCCTGGTGACCGGTGCCAACCTGGACGCCCCCAACGTCCTCCGGGCTGTTCAGTCGTACGCGATGACGCTGGCGGCCGCCAAAGGTTCGCTCGGCATGCCTGCGGGGCCGGCCACGAATCCTCATCTTGCCCGCGTCCTGACCTAG
- a CDS encoding zinc-binding dehydrogenase: protein MRAAQVKDFGGPEVLAPVELPDPVPGPGEVLIDVAYADTIFVETQVRAGWGRDYFPVTPPYVPGGGVSGVVAALGPDTPEEWLGRRVTSFVQGSYASRAVAASSALTAVPDDVDLLTAAALVQDGVTAAGVLELTAVTAGDRVLVLGASGGMGTLLIQLARARGARVVALARGPEKLALVRELGATLAVDAGPSDWPERAREALGGAADVVLDGVGGDIGTAAFPLTADGGRFSAHGAPSGGFASIDADAADRRGITLFGIGDVRFAPAELRRLTSYALGEAAAGRVRPVVGQVVPLERASEAHALIEGRGVVGKVVLEV, encoded by the coding sequence ATGCGAGCAGCACAGGTGAAGGACTTCGGCGGCCCGGAGGTCCTGGCCCCGGTGGAGCTCCCGGACCCGGTCCCGGGCCCGGGAGAGGTCCTGATCGACGTCGCCTACGCGGACACCATCTTCGTGGAGACCCAGGTGCGGGCGGGGTGGGGCCGCGACTACTTCCCCGTGACACCGCCGTACGTCCCGGGAGGCGGCGTCTCCGGAGTGGTCGCCGCACTCGGCCCCGACACCCCCGAGGAGTGGCTCGGCCGCAGGGTGACGTCCTTCGTCCAGGGCAGCTACGCCTCACGGGCGGTCGCCGCGTCCTCCGCCCTGACGGCCGTACCGGACGACGTGGACCTCCTCACGGCGGCGGCCCTGGTGCAGGACGGCGTGACGGCGGCGGGCGTACTGGAACTGACGGCGGTGACCGCCGGCGACCGGGTCCTGGTCCTGGGCGCGTCCGGCGGCATGGGAACGCTGCTGATCCAGCTGGCCCGGGCCCGGGGAGCACGCGTGGTGGCGTTGGCTCGCGGTCCCGAGAAGCTCGCCCTGGTGCGGGAGTTGGGCGCGACCCTGGCCGTCGACGCCGGCCCGTCCGACTGGCCGGAGCGGGCCCGCGAGGCCCTGGGCGGCGCGGCGGACGTGGTCCTCGACGGAGTGGGAGGCGACATCGGCACCGCGGCCTTCCCGCTGACCGCGGACGGCGGCCGCTTCTCCGCCCACGGCGCACCGTCCGGCGGCTTCGCCTCCATCGACGCCGACGCGGCCGACCGCCGGGGCATCACCCTGTTCGGCATCGGCGACGTCCGGTTCGCCCCGGCCGAACTGCGGCGCCTGACGTCGTACGCCCTTGGGGAAGCGGCGGCCGGGCGGGTGCGACCGGTGGTCGGACAGGTGGTGCCGCTGGAGCGGGCTTCGGAGGCGCATGCGCTGATCGAGGGGCGGGGGGTGGTGGGGAAGGTGGTGCTGGAGGTGTGA
- a CDS encoding TetR/AcrR family transcriptional regulator, with translation MSESGLRERKKRRMYESVSDIAVGLFLERGFDAVSVAEVAAAAEISKPTLFRYFPAKEDLVLYRISDHEREAARVVAGQARPLDALRRHFLDGLERCDPITGLNDDPRVGAFYALLYGTPSLVARMYGYLERSEAALAEALGDDLDARLAAGQIIAVRRVLAQENWRRITAGERVAEVRGDAVAAAERAFGLLAAGLPRFA, from the coding sequence ATGAGTGAGAGCGGCCTGCGTGAGCGCAAGAAGCGGCGGATGTACGAGAGCGTGTCCGACATCGCCGTCGGGCTCTTCCTGGAGCGGGGCTTCGACGCCGTTTCGGTCGCGGAGGTCGCCGCCGCCGCCGAGATCTCCAAGCCGACCCTCTTCCGGTACTTCCCGGCCAAGGAGGACCTCGTCCTGTACCGGATCTCCGACCACGAGCGCGAGGCCGCGCGGGTGGTGGCCGGGCAGGCGCGGCCGCTCGACGCGCTGCGGCGGCACTTCCTGGACGGCCTGGAGCGATGCGATCCGATCACCGGCCTCAACGACGACCCGCGCGTCGGCGCCTTCTACGCGCTCCTCTATGGCACCCCGTCCCTGGTCGCCCGGATGTACGGCTACCTGGAGCGATCCGAGGCGGCGCTCGCCGAGGCCCTCGGCGACGACCTGGACGCGCGGCTCGCGGCCGGGCAGATCATCGCCGTACGACGGGTCCTCGCGCAGGAGAACTGGCGGCGGATCACGGCGGGGGAGCGGGTGGCGGAGGTGCGCGGGGACGCGGTGGCGGCGGCGGAGCGGGCGTTCGGGCTGCTGGCGGCGGGGCTGCCGCGATTCGCCTAG